The proteins below come from a single Rosa rugosa chromosome 2, drRosRugo1.1, whole genome shotgun sequence genomic window:
- the LOC133731621 gene encoding CBL-interacting serine/threonine-protein kinase 11: MSETEQQQQQVVLRIPDNALFGKYELGKLLGCGAFAKVYHARNVFTGQSVAVKVINKKKLNGTSLMSNVKREISIMRRLRHPNIVKLYEVMASKSKIYFILEFVKGGELFAKVSKGRFSENLSRKYFQQLITAVGYCHSRGVYHRDLKPENLLVDENGNLKVSDFGLSAVTGQIQPDGLLHTLCGTPAYVAPEILTKKGYDGAKVDIWSCGIILYVLNAGYLPFNDPNLMAMYKKIYKGEFRCPKWMSPDLKRFLGRILDTNPMTRITVDEILNDPWFRGGGEYKEISFYDEDYDKGEEEQKAITSLNAFDIISFSVGLDLSGLFESSNPVQDLERIVSSESVETMVGRVEEFAKQEKLRVRKKKNWGMEMEGQNGNLVVGVEVFRLTESLVVVEAKRTGGDSGPFHDTWKKLRSRLILGREEVVEDQSSIASSSTSSSASSSAVLLIE; the protein is encoded by the coding sequence ATGTCAGAGACcgaacagcagcagcagcaagtaGTGCTCCGAATCCCCGACAATGCCCTCTTCGGGAAATACGAGCTCGGCAAGCTTCTCGGCTGCGGCGCGTTCGCGAAGGTTTACCACGCGCGAAATGTGTTCACCGGGCAGAGCGTGGCCGTGAAGGTGATCAACAAGAAGAAGCTGAACGGAACCAGCCTCATGTCGAACGTGAAGCGCGAGATTTCGATCATGCGGCGGCTCCGCCACCCCAATATCGTCAAGCTCTATGAGGTCATGGCTTCCAAGAGCAAGATCTACTTCATCTTGGAGTTCGTCAAGGGCGGCGAGCTTTTTGCTAAAGTTTCAAAAGGGCGGTTCTCGGAGAATCTCAGCCGCAAATACTTCCAGCAGCTGATCACCGCCGTCGGGTACTGCCACTCTAGAGGAGTCTACCACCGCGATCTGAAGCCGGAGAATTTACTGGTAGACGAGAACGGGAATTTGAAAGTTTCGGACTTTGGACTCAGCGCGGTCACGGGTCAGATCCAACCCGACGGGCTCCTCCACACGCTTTGTGGGACCCCGGCTTACGTTGCGCCGGAGATTCTGACCAAGAAAGGCTACGACGGAGCCAAGGTGGACATTTGGTCCTGCGGTATTATTCTTTATGTATTGAACGCCGGGTATCTGCCGTTTAACGACCCGAACCTGATGGCCATGTACAAGAAGATTTACAAGGGGGAGTTCCGGTGCCCAAAGTGGATGTCGCCGGATCTGAAGCGGTTCTTGGGTCGGATTTTGGATACCAACCCGATGACCCGGATCACCGTCGATGAGATCCTGAACGACCCGTGGTTCAGAGGAGGCGGCGAGTACAAGGAGATCAGTTTCTACGACGAAGATTACGATAAAGGCGAGGAGGAGCAGAAGGCCATTACGAGCTTGAACGCTTTCGATATCATTTCGTTCTCGGTGGGTCTGGATCTTTCCGGGTTGTTCGAATCGAGTAACCCGGTTCAGGACTTGGAGCGGATCGTGTCGTCGGAGTCGGTGGAGACGATGGTGGGGAGAGTCGAGGAGTTCGCTAAACAAGAGAAATTAagagtgaggaagaagaagaattggggAATGGAGATGGAAGGGCAGAATGGTAATTTGGTGGTTGGAGTCGAGGTGTTCCGGTTGACGGAGAGTCTGGTGGTTGTGGAGGCCAAGAGAACAGGCGGGGATTCTGGGCCTTTCCACGACACGTGGAAGAAGCTCAGGTCCCGCCTGATTTTGGGCCGCGAAGAAGTAGTCGAAGACCAATCTTcaattgcttcttcttctacatcttcttctgcttcttcttcagctGTACTGTTGATCGAGTGA
- the LOC133730290 gene encoding uncharacterized protein LOC133730290, whose product MSILLPPTIAIKTGWGTANVYMNYNDDSDSQTRGFLKFNGGNVFSPLAKFEVVAANTGIGMVHIRCSHNKKFLRVRAQGSGYISPDADEPEEDQSKWSCTLFQPRPVDGNPDSVRLFHVQLQKYPVFSNSYYFWVGYNNPAQQDILEIIDLESLVILPRHVAFKGHNGKYLGTVELNNQRYLAFDYAAKGRPETWFEVSTDGHGRAQIMSNHTKTFWRNAGATNWIWSDVESANDLTTHSNFWPVKVNNNTIALNSSTNNNFCSLIALNSTTDCLNAAYSSIAPESHLVMEELVLSRSIYNADFDLANAIIYGETPVTMATV is encoded by the coding sequence ATGTCGATTCTATTACCTCCCACCATTGCGATCAAAACAGGCTGGGGTACTGCCAACGTCTACATGAACTACAACGATGATTCTGATTCTCAGACTAGGGGCTTCCTCAAATTCAATGGAGGGAATGTTTTCAGCCCCCTAGCAAAGTTCGAAGTGGTGGCCGCAAATACTGGAATAGGAATGGTGCATATAAGATGCTCTCACAATAAGAAGTTCTTGCGAGTGAGGGCCCAGGGCAGTGGGTACATTTCTCCAGACGCTGATGAACCAGAAGAAGACCAATCAAAATGGTCATGTACGTTATTCCAGCCCAGACCTGTAGATGGCAATCCAGACAGCGTTCGGTTGTTCCATGTCCAACTACAGAAATATCCGGTGTTCAGTAACTCTTATTACTTTTGGGTGGGCTATAATAATCCAGCCCAGCAGGATATCCTGGAAATCATTGACCTTGAATCGTTAGTGATACTGCCGAGGCATGTGGCCTTCAAAGGCCATAATGGAAAATATCTCGGAACAGTAGAGCTGAACAACCAACGGTATCTGGCATTCGATTACGCTGCCAAGGGTCGCCCTGAAACCTGGTTCGAGGTATCCACCGATGGTCATGGAAGGGCACAGATCATGTCAAACCACACAAAGACATTTTGGAGGAACGCGGGTGCTACTAATTGGATTTGGTCTGATGTAGAAAGCGCCAACGACCTCACAACCCACAGCAACTTTTGGCCTGTGAAGGTCAACAATAATACCATCGCTCTCAACAGCTCCACCAACAACAATTTTTGCTCATTGATCGCCCTTAATAGCACAACAGACTGTCTCAACGCTGCCTACTCTAGCATTGCCCCCGAGTCACACCTGGTGATGGAAGAACTCGTGCTCTCCAGAAGCATCTACAATGCCGATTTCGACCTCGCCAATGCCATAATCTATGGCGAGACCCCGGTGACGATGGCcactgtttga